CCATTTCACTCTCTGTTTCCCTCTTTCTTCTGCTTGTGGTGTAATTGACCGTGTAAACCGGGCTTAAGTCACTTAACAGTCGCTTAACACATGCAGCTGAAGGGAtggcaccaaaaaaaaaaggatctGCTCCTGACCCGAACCACTTTTCGATGCCTTTTTTTCTAGCGGCGAGGGCCGTGGGTGCGGCTTGGTTGGGCAATTTGCATATTGTTTTGTGCTTTGCTGAACTTTAGCTTGTGCCCGAAAATGTGTTGCATACTTTGCGGCGctatgcaaataaaatcacAGTGGCTACTGACAAATATGAAACATTATTTAAGACTTCTTTAGGTTAAATTGAAAtggcttaaaaaattacaaagctCAAGCTTCACGAGCATGtactttacaaaaatattttacaaaaggTTAGCCATTTACAAGGAAATATAATTTAGTCTGACATTTATTTGATTGGTTTTAAAAGCTGCTAAAACCTATAGTACATTTCTGGACAAATTATTTCGGTTAATAGGTAGTTTGAATtaagtttgttaaaaaaatagtctAGTTATATACAAAAGCGCAggttattttataatatttaactatATTCTTCTCACTTGCATTCACAGCTGGCTTTTACTGTGCTACAGTTTTCATAGAGAACAAGACCCGGGACAAGTTTGCCGCTCGGCATGGCAAACAAATAGAAATTAACATGACATACTTCGCAGGACTTGCAGCTCCTCAGTTCAGCTGGTGTCAGGACTGGATTCGGTCCCACGAATGCTGTTCctgcgctgctgctgttgatgatgatgatggagaTGGTGCCGGAGATGGAGACCCTTGAGGATGGGGATGTAGATGTGGCAAAGGAGAAAACGAGCTCCTTTCCGAGCTACGCATGTGacgtaacaacaacaataaggACAGCGACAAGCATGCACAGCGGGGCATGGCCCGtagaaaaaatgaaaaatgtaaaacaaaaatctggcaaaaacttttctaatttaaaactgccaaaaaaaaaaagaatgccaaaaataaaataaagtatgGCAAGAAAACTCAGAAAAACGACATTAAGTTGGAGGGTTGGGGGCACCACGGAATCCTTCAGCTTATCCTAATATTATCTGGATCATACTTTTGCTTAAAAAGAGTATAACCGATTGTGGAACTATAAAATTAACactcaatttattatttattgtaaaaacAATTCCTTTAacgacattttttaaaaatgattctTAGCTAGCAATGGAATTTTAGCAACCACAAAGAATTAAGTActcgtttttaaataaaattttgaatgaaaggtaattaaaaaaaaaaatgtttttttatatgtttttttaagacGTTAAATTCTGTAATTAAAGGTTAgggttataatatattatgtttttcaTAGAGTGTTTCTTCCTCGACAAAGGCAGTGCCAaaaattttaccatttttttccTGGTTCTTTTCATCATCAACACGCTTTATAGAATGTTAACCCTCCCCCTGCCAGTCAAAGTGCTCAGCAAATTATGTCTGTTGACAGTGCCGAAGTGAAAGTCCTTTGCCTCTGCCAGCAGGACCTGCACATGTTGATGAATGCGAGGCCAAGAGATTTCAACTTTCTAATTTAATGCGACAGTGAGACAAATAAGGCGGCAGAGACAAAGGCAAAGGCTAGGGGGTGGAGCAAAGTGCTGAGACAAATAAATGATACTGCAAATTATTTAGGCAGccaacgtggcgtatgcgcaatgtcTGTTTGACATAGCAAATGCAAAGAACTTGCCATATTGTTGTCTCTCTCAAAGAAAACGTTTTATTCCAACGAAAACTTTCGTGAAAAGTCATCtcttaattgaaaattaacaGCGTCTGAACAGATGTCATTGTGGTTCCGTCTGATAGCAGCTGGCAAATGCTtttacatattattttaatttatttgggtTGGTTTCAAAATTAAACTGATTTGGCCAGATAAGGACCCCCAGTATTTTATAgtcattttaaatgtaactttttatttttgtgtcttTTAAGAACTAATTTAGTTTTACAGATTGCAGGGTGATAAACACTTAAACATAAATCGCTAAAATATTCCGCCGAGGCAACTGATTTGATTGCGTTCCATAAGAACAGTTTCAAGCCTCGGAAGCACTGTTAACTCAGACGGGAAGACCTCGGGACCCCAATTAGGTTAGGACCTGACGGACAATGTCCGGCGGCAGCATGAAATTGTTTTTGCGCAGTGGAATCTCGCTCAGCTGGCGGTCGATGGGCGACCGGGTGTCATACAGCGAGGGCGACTGACATATAATGGCCAAGGTCCCGAAAACACAGGACAGCGTGAAGAGCCAAAGGAAGAAGCGGTCCAGCACCATCGATACGAATTTCCAATCCTCCACAATCTGCGGCgatgaaacaataaaaaatagatttttaatatcattgGCTGTAACGTTTTTGCGGCTGAACGAAATTggttttatacattttttttgggggccTAATAAAATATAGCCCTGCGGCTGCCTTCCAATAAACTCGAGtcgcaataaaaatataaagttatgatttaatattttacaattgttTGCTGCACATTTGGGACTCTTGGCTCCGTTCAATGCATTCAAGTCGAACTTAAGggcaataaacaataataaaagaaaccGGAGGCAAAAGACCCCCGCCAGACGCCGAAAATATGGCAatgtaaacaataacaacgcCAAGGACTCCTCCGACCACCAAACACCATCCTCAAGGAGGACACGCGTCAATAAAAATGGGCAACAAAAATAAGCACGGCTTGGAGATGGCGGCAAAGTTGAGGAGCCTGTGTACCCACCTCGTTATCCTTGTCGGCATCCTTGATATGCTGCGCAATAAATCTGACCGCACGCAGCGCCTGCAGCACTTCGGGTGTTAAGTTGCGCGGTATCACGTTATCGGAATCTGTCAAGTTTCCGCCATGAAATtccaaaaaatggaaataaaatattggaataataaataaatgcgagaATCAAGACAAACCCTCCCCCTTGGTTGTGTGTGTATCATGTGTGCATCTAGGCTTCAACGTTTCCCTGTGAGCTGACAAATAATTTGGCCCTTGCATGGACTCAAATTAACGCCTAAAGGCAATGGGACTTGAGCCTAACGAAGAAGCTGAGTTATGctcatcaaaaataatttatgtacCGTGCCTTCTTTAGTAGTTTATCTTTAAGACTTGGTTGGAAATGTatgaaatagttaaaaaagataaaaggAAGTCACAagcacatatttattttgaataaacaacattttccAAAACACTTGCCAAATAGAAATCGCTACTTTTAAACTTAAGTAAtttgcaaaatgaaataattgtaaataaaatgtcaaatatgcaaaaaaaaagaatattttctaCATCAACATAACATGGCAAAACATAATAACGTCTAAGATTATATGccgtaaaattaaatttatagataTGTAATTTAACCTATTTAAcgttgctgtttttcaattttcatcaTTCTTTAAGCCAtcaaaaatgcataaaaactATGATATGTTTAACGAGcgctttttttatatatctagCCTCGTTTTATGATCAAATACAAAGCGGCGTAGATTGAGGGAGTGAGGTCACAACAATGCGACCCCTTTATTAACCCCCTTTTTTAGAATTCCCTTGACCATGACCGTGTTTGAACTTGGACCGCATAAGCGTTATTTGTCGTCAGCCCATAGCATTTCGCGTTTTATTGCATTATTTGCCCTGATGTTTTTCCCCATTGTGTGTGttatatttgatttcaatttggGGCCGGCAGGCatgcaaaatatttgtgtatttaTGGTTAGATTTCGCGCACTCACCCACAGAGTTCTGCATGCCATTATCGTAAGCGCCGTCCTGACTGTCCTTAAACTCGCTGGGAAAATCGCTGATGCTGTCACTGGTGGGAAAACCACAACACAAACAGGCAGAGCGGCGGGGAAAGGTCCAAATTCAAGtgtttactttcaatttcgcgAGATACCACTTACCGCACATCGATCTCGTTGGTGTATCCGTTGCTGGGCGTGGAATCGTCGTAGTCGGGCAGAGTGTACTGCGTTCGGCGCATCATCATCAGTTTGGGCATGAAGTGCAAGAAAAGTTTTCGCACCAGCGGCGACATGTTGTGCGTAGAGGGGGATCTGTGCCGCGGGCGATTGACACCTTTTTTAAACCCCCACTCAGAAAAACAAATCACCAAAAGCCCAGAAAACCGCCATTATTATTAAACCAATAACAATGTTTTAAGGAGGTTTCAGATTTCTCAAAAAAGATTTTGATGTGCCAATCCAGAATCTTGACATGAAATTGCCCCCCTCGTAAGCATAATAGAAAATGAACCTCAAGGTTggaaaaactataaatcatggttttaaagttatttaacaATATGGCGACGGAAAACCATTTAACTTTTGAACATTTCTTTTCGAACAATTTTAAGGTTTTATAAAAGTAAGACTATATATTTCCACACATTTCTTATCTAGACATTTTTATCTAGAAAGATTTAATAGAACTTTAATACTAGGcgctttataaatttaaatttataaataagaaaattatgGCGGTTTCCTGACTTATATGCTGATTTTACCTGAGCATGTTTCCGATTCGAGACTCACCTGAAATGGATGTTCAGCACACAGACCGTTGTCCAGACGGACAGCGAGACGAGTATCATGGTAAAGAGCAGATACTTGCCCAGCAAGGGCACCGCCAACGAGGTTGGGGGGATAATTTCGGCCAAGAGCAGGAAAAACACGGTCAACGACACGAGTATTGAAATACATAACGTAACCTGTCAACGAAATGTTTACACAATTTCCTTCTCTCGATATCCACGGCTATCGGTGGCCTTTCGATCCGACAGAAACACGAGCCATCAAACAATCAAACCAACAATCAACCAAAAACGACAATGAACACAgaacaacaaccaatttaaaacacaatcatcataatttgttaaaaaaaaatttgccaaTTGCTTTTACGTAAAATAAAATGGGCCGCAGCAAGTcagttttcattaatttttagaGCTTACTAAgaccataaaacaaaaaaatacttttagcAATTGTTTGCATCTGTAATcaattcaaaaagaattaaattaaagaatacgTACTCAAGAACTGCATCGCGTATACTGTGACCAAGCTAAGGACCCACAACTAACACACTCGCGAACACACAATCTAAGGGATAACCTGATCCCATCCATATCAATCAATCATACGAAACTTACACGAAAACAAtcaacaccaaaaaaaaaaaaacaaaacaacaaagcgCAATTTACTACCATTACATGTGTGGCTGTGTGTCGATCAAAAAATCGGGTAGTTTGTACCACTTATGTATCTCTTTTCCGGGGGAAGTTTTTAAGTACTTTAGCCCTAGTTCTTGACATGAAAACTGTTTCCATGAATCACTCCAGAGGTAAACGTAAATAAAAGCAACATTAATTCTagaatatcttgttacaagataaagctaaaagttttttggttccttgtttcataaaaaaaaacatatattgtaTTAATAGGTACCTAacgtaattaaatattttttgacgCCTTTTAGATTTTCTGCAACAATGGcgatattaaattaattttaaaaatcaattaaatgtttttctagTTACAACATAAATCTATTAGCCATTTAATACCCTTTATattattcttgtttttttttttaatttaatataggTTACCAGCAAAATAGTTACCatgacaaaaatattatttttaaaagcttaacCAATTATTTTACTACGCCAGGGATCTccgtattttatttttaccttaGCGTACATGCTATATTGAATGCCAACTTATATTTTAGTATGATTGAGTTGATATCGGGTATACATATCAACATCGGTGGCAAAGCATTTACCTTTTACTTGAGCAAACGAGCGATACGAGTGAACAAACAAACACTAAGGCAACGACAAAAGGAATATAACAACAAACTGCACGAGCCCAGtacgtatgtgtgtgtgtgtgtgtttgtgtgagtCTGAGAGTGTGTGGGTGTAGGTGTGCCTGTGCTGAATGCAGGTGTcctatatgtgtgtgtgtgtcagtGAGTGGGTGTGTGAGTGCGCTGCTCAATTACAAGATACGCGATATGGACAAATTTTGAGAATGGCCttttgacattttgatttcgattcgatttggTTCGATGTCGCTATCGATTGCGCATTTTTAAGCATTCGATGAAAATTTACGTTATGAGATTTCTTTACTCAGGACAGCACAAATGATATTCAACGCAAAACGTGATATTCGGGATATATTGTTTATATGGGGCGTCAATATATGTGTGCTGCTTTCAAAAATTCACAGAGCGCTGCGGCTGCGATATTTGGAGCTGATATTTTGATGGATAGATAGGATTAGCTAATTATCATTATGATATATCTATAAGTTACAAAATTGGAGTATGAAATAGAGAAAGTTAGAGTTTGGAAAGAGCAGGTAGTGCAAGTTGAGCTCTTCTTAGAAAGAATTTAGATTTCTAATATTGGTTATGgacatttttttgaaagccAATTTATGATTTGTAGGTTTTGGGTATAGACTGCAAGAGCTTAGCTTTAGGATAGCAGACTTGAAAGATTAAGGAGTAATagttaaagtaatttaaataagttgGATTGGTGCATATGAGGTAGATAGTTTATCTAAGGTATAGATATTGTAGTGGTCTTGTTTATCGAAGTGTGATAGTTGATCAggagtaattaaataaaataatgtataaaaaaatctacaaGTTACACAGGGGttgctttttaaatgttgttataCGATAAAACTACTTGAATGCAAAACCAAACTCATAAATACATGCTTCGTGCTGAAAATCAggtaaataaaagttataccTTTTCGCCCGAATCACTTGGCAAGTAAAACACCAACACCGTGAGGAATGTTAAAGCCACACACGGAACAATCAAATTCACCGTATAGAATAAAGTCTTCCGTCGCATTGTCAACTTGAATGTTATATCTAAGTGATAGATaacattgtttaaatatatgacATGAGAGAAACCTAAGCTAAACTCACCTGAGAACGGTTCCAATGTGTCGGGGTAGTATTCCTCGTTTTTAGTAGCCGGCACCTCAAGTATGTCCCATTCCACAGACAAATAAAATTCGGTTAGGTCGATTCCCACTTGCACTAGGTTACTCCCAGGAACCTGAACAAAATATGATGAATGCcaaaactttcattttttatatatatattaacattaccTGATCTAAATGTTTCAGATCTACCTGGGCCCCATTGTAGGTCCATGAACCGAATTTCATAAAGCAGATTTGCTCATCGTAGGGAAAGTATTCAACATTCATTTCACAGGATGACTTGTAAATAGCCGGTGGCTCCCAAAACACTTCACCAGTGTACTTAAGAGTGGCTTTGGTCATTAAAGTCACCTAtagataataaaaaacaaagttagaTCTAGTATGTAATTAATATATTCGTGATGCACCTCATAATTGCCATCCCAGTTGTTGTAAAGCACAATGTCGGGCACCCAAATATGCTCAGAGGGTACATAGAGCTGTTCAACTCCACCATATTCCTCCGGATCCCAACGTAACTTGTAGTCGAACCAGCGCTgttaatgaatattaaaatcaattaaaataaacaacaattttcaattaagtgAGTAGCTCTATTTACTACTCCTGTTTGATAATTACCTGTTTCACCCACAAATTAGTGGTCATCACCTGGTTCTTTAGGTTGACCTCAATCAGC
This genomic window from Drosophila gunungcola strain Sukarami chromosome 3R, Dgunungcola_SK_2, whole genome shotgun sequence contains:
- the LOC128266552 gene encoding acetylcholine receptor subunit beta-like 2, with translation MWHWSLLCVFLLVPLANSTAPISFEANPDTKRLYDDLLSNYNRLIRPVVNNTETLTVWLGLKLSQLIEVNLKNQVMTTNLWVKQRWFDYKLRWDPEEYGGVEQLYVPSEHIWVPDIVLYNNWDGNYEVTLMTKATLKYTGEVFWEPPAIYKSSCEMNVEYFPYDEQICFMKFGSWTYNGAQVDLKHLDQVPGSNLVQVGIDLTEFYLSVEWDILEVPATKNEEYYPDTLEPFSDITFKLTMRRKTLFYTVNLIVPCVALTFLTVLVFYLPSDSGEKVTLCISILVSLTVFFLLLAEIIPPTSLAVPLLGKYLLFTMILVSLSVWTTVCVLNIHFRSPSTHNMSPLVRKLFLHFMPKLMMMRRTQYTLPDYDDSTPSNGYTNEIDVRDSISDFPSEFKDSQDGAYDNGMQNSVDSDNVIPRNLTPEVLQALRAVRFIAQHIKDADKDNEIVEDWKFVSMVLDRFFLWLFTLSCVFGTLAIICQSPSLYDTRSPIDRQLSEIPLRKNNFMLPPDIVRQVLT